In Lacrimispora indolis DSM 755, a genomic segment contains:
- the namA gene encoding NADPH dehydrogenase NamA — protein MYLLSSFTVKGMTLRNRIVMPPMCMYSAGTNGISNEFHFTHYTSRAVGGAGLIIMEATGVLPWGRISDHCLGLWNDDQAKALAPIVAACQKQGAKIAIQLNHAGRKCGAQEKAIYVPSAIPFNQDSPMPHEMTEADIHDTVNAFRSSAARAFEIGFDAIEIHGAHGYLISEFLSPLTNHRTDGYGGSTENRCRILIEILKAVHEVWPDEKPVLLRVSAEDYEPNGMHMEEMSEIIELVKPYIDVLDVSTGGVVSTPPTKIYPGYQVKIAEWLKQKAGLPTVAVGLITDPHQVEEILGGERADLVALGRELLRDPYWVLHTARDLGVEYPWPEQYLRGFQARK, from the coding sequence ATGTACTTATTAAGCTCATTTACAGTAAAAGGCATGACTCTGCGCAACCGTATCGTTATGCCCCCAATGTGTATGTACAGTGCCGGAACCAATGGTATTTCAAATGAATTTCATTTTACGCATTATACCTCCCGTGCGGTTGGTGGAGCGGGACTGATTATTATGGAGGCTACCGGTGTTTTGCCGTGGGGTCGTATTTCTGACCACTGTCTGGGACTTTGGAATGATGATCAGGCAAAGGCGCTTGCTCCAATTGTTGCCGCCTGCCAGAAACAGGGAGCAAAAATAGCAATTCAGCTTAATCACGCGGGCCGCAAATGTGGAGCCCAGGAAAAAGCAATTTACGTACCCAGTGCCATTCCTTTTAATCAGGATTCTCCCATGCCCCATGAGATGACGGAAGCGGATATTCATGATACGGTTAATGCATTCCGTAGCTCTGCTGCTCGGGCATTTGAAATTGGTTTTGATGCGATTGAAATTCATGGTGCCCATGGTTATCTGATTAGCGAATTCCTGTCGCCGTTGACCAACCATCGTACAGACGGTTACGGTGGATCAACGGAAAACCGATGCCGTATACTAATTGAAATACTGAAGGCAGTACATGAGGTCTGGCCAGATGAAAAGCCGGTTTTATTGCGTGTATCTGCTGAAGATTATGAACCCAATGGTATGCATATGGAAGAAATGTCCGAAATTATTGAACTTGTGAAGCCCTATATTGACGTGCTGGACGTGAGTACAGGAGGAGTTGTTTCAACACCGCCGACGAAAATCTATCCAGGCTATCAGGTGAAAATTGCCGAGTGGCTGAAGCAGAAGGCTGGGTTGCCTACGGTTGCCGTTGGTCTGATTACGGACCCGCATCAGGTGGAGGAAATTCTGGGTGGAGAACGGGCGGACCTGGTTGCTTTGGGCCGGGAACTTCTGCGTGATCCTTACTGGGTGCTGCATACGGCCCGTGATCTGGGAGTTGAATATCCGTGGCCGGAGCAGTATTTGCGTGGTTTTCAGGCAAGAAAGTGA
- a CDS encoding helix-turn-helix domain-containing protein, protein MLEQYDDVISANELCEILGIGRNRAYELLQTNQIKGFQMGRPWKIPKVSVEEYLKRKSSL, encoded by the coding sequence ATGTTAGAACAATATGATGATGTTATTTCTGCAAATGAACTATGTGAGATATTAGGTATCGGTAGGAACCGTGCTTATGAATTATTACAAACAAACCAGATCAAAGGATTTCAAATGGGACGGCCTTGGAAAATACCTAAAGTTTCGGTCGAAGAATATCTGAAAAGAAAATCTTCTCTATAA
- a CDS encoding ATP-binding protein has protein sequence MINTKQKEMLLGHTRLGDPVTISLNIQEMPNYHMTIQGASGSGKTHALKNYALQAAALGFPVIIIDSSGSYKLSEEEKAWGFSSAITPVTINVYQHGIDINPFQSLQLDTDLEERKVDTALRVTELFSHVLCLGSRQENTLYEVMLSMMTIMPGNIEHKIQTLLELIHDTRGAHANSLYGKLKPLFDQKIFTVDKSSFNAYKPGYVYIYDLQFFTDETKQFLSDIILWHIWNQATLRGNINHKTFIILDEAQLFNHSSHSPIARMLTEGRKVGIGLWLGTQFINNNFSKTAISRIQQASTKIYFKPNDCDIKGIAKEIDPNNNNWTQLLKNLKLGECIAAYTKNTSAGMRSKQILLKVPADI, from the coding sequence ATGATTAATACAAAACAAAAAGAAATGTTATTAGGACACACTAGATTAGGAGATCCCGTAACGATTTCTCTGAATATACAGGAAATGCCTAATTACCACATGACAATCCAGGGTGCATCAGGAAGTGGGAAAACTCATGCGCTAAAAAATTATGCGCTACAAGCTGCGGCTTTAGGTTTTCCTGTAATAATAATAGACTCTTCCGGAAGTTATAAACTTTCGGAAGAAGAAAAAGCATGGGGGTTCTCATCCGCAATCACTCCCGTAACTATAAATGTATACCAGCATGGTATTGATATAAATCCTTTTCAATCTTTGCAATTAGATACTGACTTAGAGGAAAGGAAGGTTGATACAGCTCTTAGAGTTACAGAACTTTTTTCCCATGTTCTCTGTCTTGGAAGCCGTCAAGAAAATACGTTGTATGAGGTAATGCTATCCATGATGACTATAATGCCTGGCAATATTGAACATAAGATTCAAACTTTACTTGAATTAATACATGACACCAGGGGAGCACATGCTAATAGCTTATATGGAAAACTCAAGCCGCTTTTTGATCAAAAAATTTTCACGGTGGATAAGAGTAGCTTCAATGCTTATAAACCTGGTTATGTTTATATCTATGACCTGCAATTTTTCACCGATGAAACAAAGCAGTTTTTATCTGATATTATATTGTGGCATATCTGGAATCAAGCCACGTTAAGAGGTAACATAAATCATAAGACCTTTATTATTTTAGACGAAGCTCAGCTCTTTAACCATTCCTCTCACTCTCCAATTGCCCGGATGCTAACTGAAGGGAGAAAAGTAGGCATTGGTTTATGGCTTGGAACACAGTTCATAAATAATAATTTTTCAAAGACTGCTATAAGCCGAATACAACAAGCCTCAACAAAGATATACTTCAAGCCAAATGATTGTGATATTAAAGGAATCGCTAAAGAAATCGATCCAAATAATAACAATTGGACCCAGTTATTGAAAAACCTGAAGCTTGGAGAATGCATTGCGGCATACACCAAAAACACTTCGGCCGGAATGAGGTCCAAGCAGATATTATTAAAGGTTCCAGCAGACATTTAA
- a CDS encoding tyrosine-type recombinase/integrase: MCRSVSPYKKQNEIIVRILTSNPSAPLAELNDTISELQKQIFYPDGKLTTAACQAILEFNQKESQVKEVCDLRKIKLRPDDSRIYLIIKRKPISSTNYIGLVEKLYDHLFSTNAITMKEYFETWMQWRSSESSVTEKTIKENRFLWNALLKDQEITKVPLNSLSVKDYIRYFRIITKDRQLTRKRFNDLKSIMNGILYLAVENEVIDHNCLRDINFKQFAFKAEENNIKPYTEEERLQIINHLGDDFYDLAIKLDFHLVLRIGELKGLKWEDVKGDTIFIRRFIDDQNKVIEDIKGHTSQGKRQMPLTPNAQKILEQIRHQNPGSEYIFIRNGQPLATVTFNRHLKKCCEELGIEYRSSHKLRFSTASIMYKNGMEDTELQKLLGHTSLNMTHHYLRSLTSQEDTASKMRAILG; encoded by the coding sequence ATGTGCCGTTCCGTAAGCCCATACAAAAAACAGAACGAAATAATTGTAAGAATACTGACAAGCAATCCGTCAGCACCTCTTGCAGAATTAAATGACACTATCTCAGAACTGCAAAAGCAAATTTTCTATCCAGACGGAAAACTAACCACTGCAGCATGTCAGGCAATCTTGGAGTTCAATCAAAAAGAATCCCAAGTAAAAGAAGTCTGCGACCTCAGAAAAATAAAGCTCAGGCCGGATGACAGCAGAATCTACCTGATTATTAAACGGAAACCCATAAGTAGTACCAACTACATAGGTCTGGTAGAAAAACTCTATGACCACCTTTTTAGCACCAACGCAATTACTATGAAAGAGTACTTTGAGACCTGGATGCAATGGCGGTCATCTGAAAGCAGTGTTACAGAAAAGACTATAAAAGAAAACCGTTTTCTGTGGAATGCTCTCCTTAAGGATCAGGAAATAACTAAAGTCCCTTTAAACAGCCTGTCTGTTAAGGACTACATCCGTTATTTCCGAATTATTACTAAAGACCGTCAGCTCACCCGAAAACGCTTCAATGATTTAAAGAGTATAATGAATGGCATACTCTACCTGGCCGTAGAAAACGAAGTCATTGACCATAATTGCCTAAGAGATATTAATTTTAAGCAATTTGCCTTTAAAGCAGAGGAAAATAACATAAAACCTTATACAGAGGAAGAGCGACTGCAGATTATAAATCACTTGGGAGATGATTTCTACGATCTGGCCATCAAGCTTGATTTTCATCTGGTGCTCCGCATCGGTGAGCTAAAAGGGTTAAAATGGGAAGACGTAAAGGGTGATACCATCTTTATACGCCGTTTTATCGATGATCAAAATAAAGTTATTGAGGATATAAAGGGACATACAAGCCAAGGAAAGCGCCAGATGCCACTTACCCCCAATGCGCAGAAGATATTGGAACAAATTCGTCACCAGAATCCGGGCAGCGAATATATCTTCATCCGCAACGGCCAGCCGCTGGCAACAGTAACCTTTAACCGCCACTTAAAAAAATGTTGCGAGGAATTAGGTATCGAGTACCGTTCCTCCCATAAGCTCCGCTTCTCCACCGCATCAATCATGTACAAAAATGGGATGGAGGATACTGAGCTCCAGAAACTTTTGGGTCATACCAGCCTAAACATGACCCATCACTACCTTCGAAGTCTAACTTCTCAAGAGGATACCGCTTCAAAAATGAGGGCAATCCTTGGCTGA
- a CDS encoding DsbA family protein produces MKQELHVFFDYICPYCLKAHKYLKELIPEYSAVTIVWHPCESHPRPDRYGPHSDLCIQGYFYAVNHGIDILEYHERMYQAAQKESINIENIDALSECVSDLVDADDFRLSLQLGTYRGKLDESNKLAFEKSDVWAVPAYRMGALKLDAVENVGVSKEQILHLIKNHCI; encoded by the coding sequence GTGAAACAGGAATTACATGTCTTTTTTGATTATATCTGTCCTTATTGCCTGAAGGCACATAAATATTTAAAGGAGCTTATTCCAGAGTATTCGGCTGTTACTATAGTCTGGCATCCATGCGAATCGCATCCCAGACCGGATCGGTATGGCCCCCACAGCGATCTGTGCATACAAGGATATTTTTATGCTGTTAATCATGGGATTGATATTTTAGAATATCATGAACGAATGTATCAGGCAGCTCAGAAGGAGAGTATTAATATTGAAAATATTGATGCTCTTAGTGAGTGCGTCAGTGATTTGGTTGATGCAGATGACTTTCGGTTGTCACTCCAGCTGGGAACTTATCGCGGCAAGCTGGACGAGTCTAACAAGCTTGCTTTTGAAAAGTCTGATGTATGGGCAGTTCCTGCATATAGAATGGGCGCTTTAAAGCTTGATGCAGTTGAAAATGTGGGTGTTTCCAAAGAGCAGATTTTGCATCTTATAAAGAACCACTGCATTTAA
- a CDS encoding tyrosine-type recombinase/integrase, with product MNIKSKEKQLKRVCDLSKIKTRPDDGRKYFIIQRKPISCSTYEGLIEKLYEQFFGATAATMETYFETWMEWREKETSVSRKTIRENRFMWNSLLKDQDITLIPLKELTAKDLIIYFRNITKGRQITRKRFNDLKSIMNGILYLAVENDIIERNYLRDINCKQFSYKAENTKITPYTEEERLQIINHLGDDFYSLAIKLDFYLILRIGELKGLRWDDISGDFLHIQRFVDDKNEIIEDIKGHASEGKRYMPLTPKAKEILTQIQTLNPNSEYIFIRNGQPLATVTFNRRLKKCCEELNIEYRSSHKLRFSTASIMYKNGMEDTELQKLLGHTSLTMTHHYLRNITSQEETASKMRAILD from the coding sequence ATGAATATAAAATCAAAAGAAAAGCAGTTAAAAAGAGTTTGTGATCTATCAAAAATCAAAACCAGACCTGATGACGGACGAAAGTATTTTATTATTCAAAGAAAGCCAATAAGCTGTAGTACTTATGAGGGTTTAATCGAAAAACTGTATGAACAGTTTTTCGGTGCTACCGCTGCTACCATGGAAACATATTTTGAAACCTGGATGGAATGGAGAGAAAAGGAGACAAGCGTAAGTAGAAAGACAATTAGAGAAAATCGCTTTATGTGGAATTCTTTACTGAAGGATCAGGATATCACCTTGATTCCCTTAAAGGAGTTGACAGCAAAGGATCTGATTATCTATTTCAGGAACATTACAAAAGGACGCCAGATCACAAGAAAACGCTTTAATGACCTAAAAAGTATTATGAATGGGATTTTGTACCTTGCAGTGGAAAATGATATTATAGAACGAAATTATCTTCGAGACATCAACTGTAAACAGTTCAGCTATAAGGCAGAAAATACTAAAATTACCCCATACACCGAAGAAGAACGTCTGCAAATTATAAATCACTTGGGAGATGATTTTTACTCTCTGGCAATAAAGCTGGATTTTTACCTCATTCTGCGAATAGGCGAATTGAAAGGGTTAAGATGGGATGACATTTCTGGCGATTTTCTACATATCCAACGCTTTGTAGATGATAAAAATGAAATCATTGAAGATATTAAAGGCCATGCAAGCGAAGGGAAACGTTATATGCCATTGACGCCGAAAGCCAAAGAAATTCTAACACAAATCCAGACTCTAAATCCAAACAGTGAATACATTTTCATTCGGAATGGCCAGCCCTTGGCAACAGTAACCTTTAATCGCCGTTTAAAGAAATGCTGCGAAGAATTAAACATTGAATACCGCTCTTCCCACAAACTCCGCTTCTCCACCGCATCCATCATGTACAAAAATGGAATGGAAGATACTGAACTCCAGAAGCTCCTGGGCCATACCAGTCTCACCATGACGCACCACTACCTCCGGAATATCACTTCCCAGGAAGAAACAGCATCAAAAATGAGGGCAATCCTAGATTAA
- a CDS encoding ATP-binding protein has product MRRKIEEKLLTWRNKTENRMPLLLYGARQVGKTYILTKFGETQFDNTVYINLETNLSVASYFSDDISPERLIRFLETTVNEVITPGRTLIIFDEIQSCERALTSLKYFCEMAPEYHIAAAGSLLGVAIHREHYSFPVGKVESMTLYPLDFEEFLWANGEERLSQEIRSAFDLMTPLPEALHQKAIEFYRYYLIVGGMPACVQTFTNSGKLVLVPTVQNEIANNYVADMAKYATTADTVKIRSCFNSIPAQLAKENKKFQYKVVQRGGSAALFGESIEWLAQAGIVLKCQKIDHGTSPIAVYADLSSFKLYMSDVGLLVMKSGVPQQTILTGESNVFMGSVTENYVAQALASNGHALFYWASEHSAELDFVLQKGSEVIGIEVKKGTKVHSKSLSVFIQKYKPSYSIRFSEKNFGKTENMLSIPLYAAFCI; this is encoded by the coding sequence ATGCGTAGAAAAATTGAAGAAAAGCTCCTTACTTGGAGAAACAAAACCGAAAACCGGATGCCCCTGCTCCTCTATGGAGCCAGGCAGGTTGGCAAAACTTATATACTGACCAAATTCGGTGAAACACAGTTTGATAACACCGTTTACATTAACCTTGAAACCAATCTTTCCGTTGCTTCTTATTTTTCCGATGATATCTCCCCGGAACGGCTCATTCGCTTCTTGGAAACAACCGTAAATGAAGTCATTACACCGGGCAGAACCCTCATTATTTTTGATGAGATCCAGTCTTGTGAACGAGCATTGACCTCATTAAAATACTTCTGTGAAATGGCACCGGAATACCACATTGCTGCGGCAGGAAGCCTGCTTGGAGTTGCAATCCATCGGGAACATTACTCCTTTCCCGTTGGCAAGGTAGAAAGCATGACACTTTATCCACTGGATTTTGAAGAATTTCTTTGGGCAAACGGTGAAGAGCGACTATCACAGGAAATTCGCTCTGCCTTTGACCTGATGACTCCGCTGCCAGAGGCGCTCCATCAAAAAGCTATCGAATTTTACAGGTACTATCTCATTGTCGGTGGAATGCCTGCCTGTGTCCAGACTTTTACAAACTCCGGAAAGTTGGTTCTTGTACCAACTGTACAAAATGAAATCGCAAACAACTACGTAGCGGACATGGCAAAATACGCTACTACAGCTGATACTGTTAAAATTCGCAGCTGTTTCAATTCCATTCCTGCTCAACTTGCAAAAGAAAATAAAAAGTTCCAATACAAGGTTGTTCAACGTGGCGGCAGTGCAGCACTGTTCGGTGAATCAATCGAATGGCTGGCACAGGCTGGCATCGTGTTAAAATGTCAGAAGATTGATCATGGCACAAGCCCTATCGCTGTTTATGCAGATTTGTCCTCTTTTAAGCTTTATATGAGTGATGTGGGACTTCTTGTTATGAAATCTGGTGTGCCTCAACAAACGATCCTGACTGGAGAATCAAATGTGTTTATGGGCTCTGTTACCGAAAACTACGTTGCTCAAGCGTTGGCCTCGAATGGACACGCCCTCTTCTATTGGGCAAGTGAACACAGTGCCGAACTTGACTTTGTATTACAAAAAGGTTCCGAGGTCATCGGTATAGAAGTCAAAAAGGGGACAAAGGTTCACTCTAAAAGTCTCAGCGTATTTATTCAAAAGTATAAACCCAGCTATTCCATTCGCTTCTCCGAAAAAAATTTCGGCAAAACTGAGAATATGCTTTCCATTCCACTTTATGCAGCATTTTGCATATGA